A genome region from Carya illinoinensis cultivar Pawnee chromosome 2, C.illinoinensisPawnee_v1, whole genome shotgun sequence includes the following:
- the LOC122301315 gene encoding general transcription factor IIF subunit 2-like: MDEKEDSSATGQKEGDNGIDDLLDTSKAERATWLLKCPHLIYTSLQSPPDDSDPSRPVAKVLLSVDPLHSNDDNSATEFTMELMAGTEPGNLPKSYSMDMSSEDLVPMLVFSESSQGKCCVEGKILNKLGVKPHDKDIDNYGKLFRERLNKYKAKSRQIQVISNEDARMTPMPGMFGDNKIMAAKRCRRDRSEMEEIMFKLFERQPNWTLRQLIQETDQPKPFLRDLLKDLCVFNYKGSNKGSYELKPQYKVNKLE, from the exons ATGGACGAGAAAGAAGACAGCTCCGCAACTGGCCAGAAAGAAGGCGACAATGGCATCGATGACTTGTTGGACACAAGCAAAGCGGAGAGAGCAACGTGGCTCTTGAAATGCCCTCACCTCATCTATACCTCTCTTCAGTCTCCACCCGATGACTCCGACCCTTCTCGCCCCGTTGCCAAAGTTCTCCTCTCCGTCGACCCCCTCCACTCCAACGACGACAACTCCGCCACTGAG TTCACAATGGAATTAATGGCTGGCACTGAACCTGGAAATTTACCCAAGTCTTACTCTATGGATATGTCGTCTGAAGACTTGGTTCCAATGTTGGTGTTTTCTGAGTCATCACAAG GGAAGTGTTGTGTGGAAGGAAAAATACTGAACAAACTTGGCGTGAAGCCCCATGACAAGGATATTGACAACTATGGGAAACTCTTCCGCGAAAGGTTGAATAAATATAAGGCCAAGAGTAGACAGATACAG GTGATCAGCAACGAGGATGCACGTATGACTCCAATGCCAGGGATGTTTGGT gataacAAGATAATGGCAGCTAAAAGATGTAGAAGGGATCGCAGTGAAATGGAAGAAATTATGTTTAAGCTGTTTGAAAGGCAACCAAATTGGACTTTAAGACAGCTTATCCAGGAGACAGACCAACCTAAA CCATTCCTGAGAGACCTGCTTAAAGACCTATGTGTCTTCAATTACAAGGGATCTAATAAAGGATCTTATGAGCTGAAACCACAATACAAAGTAAACAAATTGGAGTAA